The stretch of DNA CTTTAGAAGTTCCAAACCATATGCTGTTTCCATGATAAGCCACAGATTCTACGTAGCCTGATTCACCTGTCTCAGGGTTAGGAATATTGGTTAATTTTGTCCAATTAGCCCCACCATTGTTAGAAGCAGCAATTCCCCACGATGTGCCGATTGGGTCGCCAAGGAAAATTGCATTTTGGGAGTCATAGAAATGAATTGAATTGACAAAAGGAGTAATGGTGCTTACAAGTGTAGTACTCCAATTAGCTCCACCATCATTTGTTTTGAATATTTTTGCCGCACCATTAGTAGGACCGCTACCGGCGTATGCTACGTTCGCATCCAAGCCATGAATACAATAAACAGGTTCTGAGGTGAAAATGCGAATTGTACCCCCAACTTTATAATAGACACTTCCTTGACCCGGTACTGTTCCTACAGACCAAAGTACATTCTTACTTGGAGTGTGGGCGCCGTACCACGTTATCATAAAGGTATGGCTTAATGCTTGAGTTAACGAAAATTTGTTTTTACTTTGAATTTTGACAGGTATTGATAACATTTGATAATCAACATAATCGCCGCTTTGGTAAGTGACCAATAAATCCACATAACCATCAAACCATGGATTATTTTCCTTCAATTGCAATTCTACAATTATTTCTTTAGTTTCAAGCTGCCCGAAATCTCCTGCTTCTATTTCGTTGTTTTTCAAAGTTGCAATATCTCTGTACGGTGACAATATGATTTTAGAATTTGGTGCAGGAGAGAGGTAGTTAGTAATGTTGAGTTTTATTTGAGTCATTTCATAATTAACTATTGCTCCAATATTGCCGTTTACAGTCATCGCGTCGCAATAGAAACCGGGGATATTTAATTCGGGAAAATCCGGATTATTGTATTTCACCGCTTTTTCGGCATTTGCTCTACCATAAATCAAAGGTCTTGAAGCCGGATTTTGAGTTGCCAATACATTGTCTGATGTGCTTCTTATCTGGCGAGCAATTTGCATGGGCGACCATGTTGGATGAATTGATTTGACCAATGCAGCAAGCCCCGCAACGATAGGACCCGAAAATGATGTTCCGTCAGCCTGAGTATAGCCGGTACCTATTGTTGTTGATAATATTCGCGAACCGGGTGCAAAAACGTTAACATTATGTCCATAATTACTGAAACCGGACACTCTATCGTTTGCATCTGTCGCACCTACCGATAACACATTTATATAGTTACACGGATAGTAGTTAAAAATATCATTGTTTGAGTTGTCATTGCCTGAAGAAGCGACTACTAATGCTCCCATAGCAGTTGCTTGGTTTATAACATCTTGTTCGGCACCGCTTCTGCCGGGACCACCCCAACTACAATTTATTATATGTGCACCGGAACGCGCTGCATATAAAATTGCTTCGTAACCGCGTAAAATACCACGTACGGCAGGATTATCGGATGCACATTTTATTGACATGATTTTTGCAGAATATCCGAGTGATGCAATTCCTATCGAATTATTTGTAATTTGCCGATGCACAACCCGCCGACATAGTACCGTGATTATTGCTTGTTGCGTGGATTGTTATTTTCTCTGAATAAGCCTGAATAATACTCTTGAGTGGTAATATTACCAACAAAATCCCATCCACGAATATCATCTATTTTGCCATTCCCGTCATCATCTATTCCGTTATCCGCTATTTCACCACTGTTTATCCAAATATTGCCGTCTAAATCAGGATGTTGCCAATCAGTTCCCGAATCAACAATTGCTATTACTATTTGGTCTGAACCTTTCGTTACTTCCCACGCTTCAGTTGCTTTCATCCGTGTTAAAGCATATTGTTCGCCTAATCTTGGGTCGTCGGGTGTGAATCCGTTTGAATATCGAATATAGATTGGGGAGGCATATTCAACATTCGGATTTTGTTCGATTAACTCACAAATATCAAAGGGGTTAACGGTTCCTGAATAATGAATTTCATAAATACGTGATACTCCATACATATCGGGAGCTAACAAATCGCTGTTCACATATTTTGCAAATGGTGCATCTATTTTGAAATCGCCGATGAATTGCATAACATCAAATCCAAGTATCGATGCCATATCTTTTTGCATTGTTATTTCGGAGAGTTGGTATTTGATTTTGACGTGAAGTGAATAAGGCATGTAATATTTTTGGTCAATGCTTTTGGGGTTTGAAGATATTTCGCTTTTAGCGACTTCATCTACGTTTTTGTAAAAGTTCGGTATGGTTGCCGAATATGATACTACACTAAAAGCCCAGAACAAAGCAATAACTTTAATAAACGTTTTTGTAGCTAACGACATTAAAAAGTCTCCAATTATTTGTTTCAATACATCTTACAATAATACATGAAAATTCAAAAAGTTACAAATTTAAATAATGTTTTTTTACACTTTTTATTCCATCAAAGAGTGAAATCTTACTTTTCCAACCCAAAGAATTTAGTTTAGAACTATCTATCAATTTCCTTGGAGTGCCATCTGGCTTTGATGAGTCGAATCTAATTTCACCTGAATAGCCCACAATATTTTTAATCATTTCTACCAAGTCCTTAATGCTGATTTCCTCACCCGTTCCGACATTGACAAATTCGCCTATTTCATTATACGAATATTTCTCCATTAAAAATATGCAAGCCGAAGCCATATCTTCAACGTGCATGAATTCTCGCAAAGCTTTTCCCGTGCCCCATATTGAGACATAATCTTTACTTACGCCCAATTCGTCCAATTTAGCAATTATCGCATCAATATCATTTGAATTCTCGAATCCAAATCCAATTGAATGCCGCTTCACATCTTTGATTATAAATTCGGTATCGCCTTCTCTAATCGCATCTGCAAGTAATATTTTGCGTAATAATGCAGGCAGGACGTGCGATTTTTCGAGATTGAAATTATCATTATTGCCATACAAATTTGTCGGCATTACCGAAATGAAATCAGTGCCATATTGCTCGTTGTAGTAACGGCAAAGTTTAATTGCTGCGATTTTAGCTATGGCATATGGCTCATTTGTGGATTCGAGCAGCCCTGTCAATAGTGCATCTTCATTAATCGGCTGAGGTGCAAATTTCGGATATATGCACGATGAGCCGAGATTGAGCAATTTTCGCACACCATTATTTTTTGCAGCGTGAATCACATTCGAGGCTATCATTAAGTTGTCGTAGATGAATTCTGCTTTGTATGTGCTATTTGCTAATATCCCGCCGACTTTTGCAGCTGCCAGAAATACATAATCAGGTTTGTTTGATTGGAAATATTCATTTGTGCGAGTTTGGTCCCGCAAATCAAGATTTTCAAATTCACCCCTGATTATATTTGTATAATCATATGCTGTCAATAATTTAGATATTTCCGAGCCAACCATTCCTTTACTGCCGGCAACAAATATTTTTGCATTTTTATCTGTCATCTAAGTTGCTCACATCAGTTGCAAAAGTGTTCCGAGTCCAATTAATATCGTTTGCCAGCATTATCTCTTTACCTTGCCCAATAGCATTCAGCCCGTTTTGAATCAAGTCGTGGTCCATCATAATTTTAACCAAATCCTTGAATTTTACTTTAGGCTCCCATCCCAATAATGTCTTAGCTTTGGAAATATCAGCCAACAAATGATGAACTTCGGTCGGTCTGTAATATTTCGGGTCAATCTCGATTACTACACTGCCGATTTTTGGGCTATCGCTCAATAGAAAATCATTGCTTTTGATTCTGGCTTTCTCGTTTACACCTTCGCCAAACCATTCAATTTCAATTCCGCAATATCGAAATGAAGATTCGACAAACTCACGTACTGAATGGCTTTCACCTGTGCCAATCACAAAATCATTCGGTTCGGGTTGTTGGAGCATCATCCAAGTCATAACGATAAACTCCGGTGCGAAACCCCAATCCCTTTTGGCATCTAAATTCCCAAGATAAATCTTCTCCTGCTTGCCGGAAATTATTGCAGACACGGCACGCGTGATTTTGCGAGTTACAAATGTTTCGCCGCGTCTCGGGCTTTCGTGATTGAAAAGTATTCCGTTGCAAGCAAATATGTCATAAGCCGAGCGATAATTGTCCGTTATCCAATAGGCGTAAAGCTTTGCTGCGGCATAGGGAGATTGCGGTTGGAATGCAGTTAATTCGCTTTGCGGAGGAAGAGCCGACCCAAACAGTTCGGATGAAGACGCTTGATAAAACTTGATTTTATTTCCACTATTTCTTATTGCTTCTAATATTCGCAAAGTACCCAATCCCGTTACATCACCTGTGTATTCGGGCATATCAAATGAGACTCTGACATGACTTTGTGCACCTAAATGATATATTTCGTCCGGTTTGATGTTGTAAACGATGTTGTTTATTATTCCGGAATCTGTCAAATCACCATAGTGCAAGTGCAGTTTCGGCTTTTTGTCGTGTGGGTCGGAGTAGATATGGTCAATCCTGTGTGTGTTGAATGTGCTCGCTCTGCGGATAATTCCATGCACCTCATATCCCTTCGACAAAAGGAATTCTGCTAAATATGAGCCGTCCTGACCTGTAATTCCTGTTATTAATGCTTTCATTAATCAAAACCATATTTTTGGAAACATCAAATATAAACCTAATTTTAAAAAATAAAAAATGGATTCTGACTTCTTGCTAAAATAATAGGTAAATTTTTTGTTCGCACGTCCGATATATTTTGAAATAGGTTATGGAAAATGGAAGAAACATCATTTATAAGTGGGCAAATTAATAGAATCGGCGGACAGGGAAAATCGCCGGGCAATACCTATTACCCATATACCCAAGCTCAAAAAAGTAAACCTCAATTCACAAAAGTTAGAGCCGGAGAGATTGTTCAAGGGCGAATTGTAAAAATAACCGGCTACCAAACAGCTTTGGTGCGTTTGCCGATTGGAAATTTTCATGCCGAAATCCATGGCAAATTAAAAGCAGGTGACGAACTCTTTTTCTATGTCATGGAGACACAACCCAACCTAATCATGAGAGTTTACTCAGTCAGTATTTACCATGCTAATACCCGCAGGGGAATTGATGAAATATTGCGTATTTTGGATTTGCCCCATAGTAAAGAGTTCTTGAAAACTACTGAAATCGCCGCAAAATTCAATCACATGATTATCCGTGACGAAATATACAGTATTCTCCGCACTTATGCCTCAATAGATAGTGAACAACTCGAGGGTTTTGATTTTGAAACAGCAATTGAAACCCTTTGGTTGATGAAAGAATCAAACATAGAATTCGATGAAGATATTTTCGCTAACGGTCTTAGTTTTTTGGGTGGAGTTAAGTCTTTAAACGCTGATTTGAGATTTATCTTCAGCTTTGGAACAATAAATTCTATTAGCAAATTACACAAAGATTTGAGCAATTATGACAGCAGCACTGCAAGGCTTAAAGTCATATTTCAAAAACTCCGTGATATCGAAGCCACTATTGATGCCATCAAGTCAGATTTTAAGAAATCTAAGACAATAGACCCAAATATTCACGATGAATTTACGAAAAGAATTGAACGAATTCGGACTTTGTTCGTGAGTATGAATTATTGGAATACAATTGCTTTGCACAATGAAATCCCGATGAATATTTTATTACCAATGGCGCTTGATAATGAAATCAAGATAATTTATCTGACTTTTAAGTTCAAACCCGAAACTGCAAAACAAATCCGGCACTTGGGAAAATCGTCCAAATCTGATGAATCTACTAATATATATGCAATATTTGAAAATTTATTATCAAAAAATGATAAAGCTAAAAATAATAAGCAAACGCTTGAAATTGAATACTCCTTAGAACCAAAAATTTTAGAAATAGTTAATGTTTTATATCACTTGCCTATTGTAATATTAAAACTCGTACTTTTGAATCAAGACGAAATGTTGATTTTAAAATCAGATTTTTTCCAAAGTATGAGAATGAAGAATATATCAGTGGTATTATGACATTGAAACTGAATCAGGAACTTGTAAACAAATACACTAAATCTGCCGAATACCTTAGAAATACAGTATTCGGAGATGCAAAAGTTTCACTTACCGCAGGTTCGGGTATTTCGCAATCATTTCTGCCTGAGGACATTCTGTCTTCAATTCCGTATGATGAGATTCCTAATTTCCCCACAACAACAGTAGAAGGTCATGCGGGCAATCTTCTGCTCATAAATATTAATGACACCAAGGTGATGGTCTTTTCCGGCAGATTCCATCTTTACGAGGGCATTGAAGTCTCCGAATCTGTATCGCAAGTAATTGTAGCTCATTTGCTCGGAATACGTAATCATATCTTCACAAATGCTGCCGGTTCGCTCAATGAAACTTATTTGCCCGGTGATTTGATGTTAATAAATGACACTCTCAATTTCACATATCGTAATTTATCTTCAGTTTTTGACGGAATGGAATACAGGCAAAATATGTCCAAACATACTCGTAATTTGGAAATATACAAAAAATTGAATGCCGTTCTTACAACTATCGGAATTAATCTTAAATTTGGAGTTTATGCCGGAGTGATTGGTCCATACTATGAAACACGCTCCGAAATCAGAATGCTCCGACGTCTGGGAGCAGATGCAGTAGGTATGTCAACAGTCTTGGAATTGGCTACTGCCGAACTTCTCGAAATGAATACAATTTCTTGCTCCTTAATTACAAATACTGCTAAAGAAATCCCACAAAAAGTTTCCCACCAAGAAGTTATGGATTTGGCATTAAAATCACGACTTGATATAAGAGAGTTTATCTTTGCTGCCACTAATTTATTAATACGTTAATATTAAATTATTAATTTCACTACAAATCAC from Candidatus Kapaibacterium sp. encodes:
- a CDS encoding GDP-L-fucose synthase codes for the protein MTDKNAKIFVAGSKGMVGSEISKLLTAYDYTNIIRGEFENLDLRDQTRTNEYFQSNKPDYVFLAAAKVGGILANSTYKAEFIYDNLMIASNVIHAAKNNGVRKLLNLGSSCIYPKFAPQPINEDALLTGLLESTNEPYAIAKIAAIKLCRYYNEQYGTDFISVMPTNLYGNNDNFNLEKSHVLPALLRKILLADAIREGDTEFIIKDVKRHSIGFGFENSNDIDAIIAKLDELGVSKDYVSIWGTGKALREFMHVEDMASACIFLMEKYSYNEIGEFVNVGTGEEISIKDLVEMIKNIVGYSGEIRFDSSKPDGTPRKLIDSSKLNSLGWKSKISLFDGIKSVKKHYLNL
- the gmd gene encoding GDP-mannose 4,6-dehydratase, with protein sequence MKALITGITGQDGSYLAEFLLSKGYEVHGIIRRASTFNTHRIDHIYSDPHDKKPKLHLHYGDLTDSGIINNIVYNIKPDEIYHLGAQSHVRVSFDMPEYTGDVTGLGTLRILEAIRNSGNKIKFYQASSSELFGSALPPQSELTAFQPQSPYAAAKLYAYWITDNYRSAYDIFACNGILFNHESPRRGETFVTRKITRAVSAIISGKQEKIYLGNLDAKRDWGFAPEFIVMTWMMLQQPEPNDFVIGTGESHSVREFVESSFRYCGIEIEWFGEGVNEKARIKSNDFLLSDSPKIGSVVIEIDPKYYRPTEVHHLLADISKAKTLLGWEPKVKFKDLVKIMMDHDLIQNGLNAIGQGKEIMLANDINWTRNTFATDVSNLDDR
- a CDS encoding purine-nucleoside phosphorylase is translated as MTLKLNQELVNKYTKSAEYLRNTVFGDAKVSLTAGSGISQSFLPEDILSSIPYDEIPNFPTTTVEGHAGNLLLININDTKVMVFSGRFHLYEGIEVSESVSQVIVAHLLGIRNHIFTNAAGSLNETYLPGDLMLINDTLNFTYRNLSSVFDGMEYRQNMSKHTRNLEIYKKLNAVLTTIGINLKFGVYAGVIGPYYETRSEIRMLRRLGADAVGMSTVLELATAELLEMNTISCSLITNTAKEIPQKVSHQEVMDLALKSRLDIREFIFAATNLLIR